From a single Azospirillum fermentarium genomic region:
- a CDS encoding AAA family ATPase, with amino-acid sequence MSKPGLRQIAFYGKGGIGKSTTSQNTLAALVELNQKILIVGCDPKADSTRLILHAKAQDTVLHLAAEAGSVEDLELEDVVKLGYAGIKCVESGGP; translated from the coding sequence ATGAGCAAGCCCGGTCTTCGCCAGATCGCCTTCTACGGCAAGGGTGGTATCGGCAAGTCCACTACGTCGCAGAACACCCTGGCGGCGCTTGTCGAACTGAACCAGAAGATCCTGATCGTCGGCTGCGATCCCAAGGCTGACTCGACCCGCCTGATCCTGCACGCCAAGGCCCAGGACACCGTGCTGCACCTGGCCGCCGAAGCCGGTTCCGTGGAAGACCTGGAACTGGAAGACGTTGTGAAGCTCGGCTACGCCGGCATCAAGTGCGTCGAGTCCGGCGGTCCGGA